One window from the genome of Anopheles merus strain MAF chromosome 3R, AmerM5.1, whole genome shotgun sequence encodes:
- the LOC121597842 gene encoding E3 ubiquitin-protein ligase lubel isoform X1, whose product MASSPSNRFRSGRNMPSWVTESSDRVGPPPPPPPANNDPEYEVIDVANQQQYSNAPPPVPLKSPDIKRLTVMKCDLCGSVAPVVRCEQCDQNLFCVSCDDRYHRHPKRQTHVRKPIEPPAAVAPPTPSSTVKPPLPPKGDAGSSGPLPPPRRNKRPGSFHFPSPMFGRKQDQQTIPTTVPQGQPEQQQQQKPPPPPPSPALSLREKMNSLKRFIHPSNRPLPDPPENKIHSSNSSLDTVSKRSPSIGPNRSVSSTMEKIQNNTAATLDRMTLLQQRYRQHQEAMKSDGDRSRRASLTSNTDLQRSEFGDTMPSMPNGPRSLSTSVFNLHQPPPPQPNMWGFNPLHQAQSMAHFNPMQWNQMNAWMGRGSQNGSNMSLNLPPQHGYPPQDPAGYPPGWTNTWNGMYPYPMGMMPMMPGVAMPPPRSRANSRSRAASPALSVKSRKSTMSMRNLNRNSFIDDLTDDEDSDDGFHRSRGRGGDRRRRERLNSTSSMDFDEPEPPAQSFVRASSVKHSRFNRDRRGGGSSARSLIDYPVSRKVTAPPARYDREELVRDRFDKLSVSSARKEPSDSFTNDSDLEQEGRRVTSNRSRSGNESLSSPRKINSDSMTNDSDADFERRRQAKLKAAQNNLAAARRITSYSHTNDSEPEQDRRRQQKSKPAPLPAPKKPIPSSDSDGREKQRRKSDTKKSDSGKVVAAAPKKIPSDSHTPDTDGSDQRRRFASKQQRQRKHSSTEFIANESDNERPEKVVNGLLEFRTISPTKSDSDELRHLKTVEIKNIINDTRSEVEPDNGEVPEQSPPPPALVAPDREWECEFCTYVNEPGVKICAICCKTATISAVGGGATKQDSETRSPPPDVVQEIEVPQVTEVKLQIVPPQKPANGKPPGETKKKDVDDEMDTEMDQIIEGEVVSKSCSDGISEGRNRSLTPEKKQSVDIQPSFDADPVRVEKKVAKEKVSTGCGPSPPREIVGVGHSAAAGERPRHRASIGTSPPPQDMSTQTYDSFEQVRHEIATQSQHMPANETAQEQNLTPSALYKRSYSLATPQLLEVERPASRNSISSDTQSLPPSPHELSPQPGLQNSSRYHANQALNQTTTTTTQSSPSYRYGQQQQQDESLSFLDRAIHQIIQTAANQTLGAAAVATASGRTAAVPEENMYRTFNDLRRIDTITQAKVVSPQPAGGGNVPPRQPMQSKTMDDHQDPEDMPQGTEQLTEMQNGSTSKEEPSEMTLLLREAERYHFTAEELQAAMNHCGEKHPVQWLRSNWNKLIETVQTLATKYGHEKRENTIGTISTVEAREALRMHKGNIWRAITECIEQRQRKYREIASKGNFTREDIVTSLTAHHGNLELATIELSKTQLKPFLMRIWGPPSGADNDSGNLLLQQALQEDRTGISSEIQQFISAHVEQELLGTGPSEKVMQPSEPELPSAMEQADREEIEPEIQQLTEHENTKAPTPSLPEEDHLEEVCEAQSTTTTSNTEILKDIEALIMQMERKQESSNGTVLRNIQQLLSQLVDAEPNSRSPSATSIRSQASDQRIMSKSPIPVRNGKQPDHLPDPNRSIEDDVRDFVQENIQDILPNLVQQVRQELDAVKVNLQTKPKSLEDDIRETLMRAEYSENDYSNIHYFPFDKTPEPPVHFPERQQTSKVSVQPSVANDTDEYANIQKFLERAIRNEKTTTVFDQMKRSNYLIDSSSDEARQTAESTDYYDLVSINEKLMHLFTKTPSKESQPVQQHEEASKTSHPEGSSSTTKVQSHDQTATEEATRTPQGPEEPIPQESPQMEKKGVKKRRGSRIPVNKNNYLYRRPVKSSSESDFEVLATNAKQNQSSIAAIDHVEEMRHVVENIERIEQTMDVEDAPEDEDDQEDFELIDEPIYINLPPKKESEAENVEQLKEVEDTTTMPQQASPVAESTTFVEPIKDHHTESVMQDLTQDISTPQVLPQQSVEATDAVNQPILEEQKLQDSTPAISNTIQEPPIQPVESNTAAASIAHVVEEPKPIQPQDSASQASNENQQQPIPAPSAEENIQTHELPITASNETNGHVQEEPQPTVIAETPVVASETIASSSAPNESIAVKSEPPTNDSLPDNSNNISEADQQDDVISHSSKLANNLSELVLDTKRLIQQMKDEINSDIATFNEDDAAYEEDYYEDEYEDEWEGEEEEEEWDSNEEYDVDENGDFYEYEDDDDDGSVMFSETIIDSAKSRDAEQPPNEMIPVQEPPQMIMPMINMAIVRENERNSASEVSDLPLDSDFNDAMSVIEQSVGELRNMLHLTEEALGPLDLANPLHHASSVETLQNSPEQSEISEITLVPEYHNTTAEESSEPTLVADENVPLTMKDVQTLMNAKAVIGGFIKNVQKIEQTVEEQLQDNALPIEESPIVIYDSVKTSSTETTDNKPPSVIERNVPNGTAAILEEPVNTIDETVVNSSTGVMHSNINSAVQAENLEGVVHMSDGTEASQPAASSPHQPLLSEDNSSVVSSVPLSKASVQEPILTDAPTTHGQLSNGVNGNMATTNEAGHVTEEITQEGGLGILASSTSHADSQPVQATPNSQNISVNNSAIPEYVNADALQSIHGNGSGAPIPEYATVFKASSKLQEIETTNDLTQQPPASIGTTLNTSSEHPATSQEEAGLVNGTELRVTITEDASVPATSESYTVEQPREATVNSQELQVSVESAIDDHLDHLASESLKMTNDITQTTLQSIQPESTQNQLGPGDLANTSNNPIPMTDGDVQSLPHQSTTTNVTTEQQPPEPNANNLPNGNASDGHRTQSRASSEEPSSSFVEIQPSQVIIHTPQTETQPQVVPPEAPPRTTNIYQNVDLHPSASSISPTATTITTTSTTTTTTTTPMKSPPTRSKSKASKLTVKVTNAASSQSEDGASPTTPPTPTGQKANAKATASKTKTESKKKSTSTTSSPTADTNGRRPSVTRKKSIGGVFGPVQTNTVKNMQKEFLNKAKESPKPSTSKVAPKPAKLVQPKAFTARSSTTPTASTSKASTPASEDASTSARSTPGLNDANEPQPGSSRDTTYMCEKLMKKKYRETCFSDEYQTTDDEDESHMTVTESERTIIKSLVKPYEPNNEPPEVQAKQLMEDGLVQTLAQAELAVQLIELRYAKDNAIWAATQCHTIDDAKDLLQKECELCLGVFPMNEIISMLKCTHTCCFECAKEYFTQEITNRSITNCNCPYCKEPDLNGPEVTEDDVLEYFSNLDILLKNIVDEEVHDLFQRKIRDRTLTKDPNFKWCVHCSSGFFARPKQRRLVCPDCGSITCASCRKAWEAQHEGLTCEKFAEWKEANDPELQAEGVQRHLQTHGISCPNCKFRYSLARGGCMHFTCTQCKFEFCYGCNKPFMMGAKCSVSPYCAKLGLHAHHPRNCLFYLRDKEPRDLQNLLLMNNVSFDTEPSEQMKQELANGESTSMKCPIPLQKETPAGLMDMICSADVPEKHAGLCRTHYVEYLVGTVSKAQIDPLPILDLTDCVQELRRRGIPLPERGPWDTDEIYREMCQKLVKDKIPLDN is encoded by the exons ATGGCTTCGAGTCCTTCAAACCGATTTCGGAGCGGGCGCAACATGCCATCATGGGTG ACCGAAAGCAGTGATCGGGTAGGACCGccgcctccaccaccaccggccaaTAACGATCCCGAGTATGAGGTCATCGATGTGGCGAACCAGCAGCAATACTCGAATGCTCCACCTCCAGTGCCGCTCAAATCTCCAG ACATCAAACGGCTGACCGTGATGAAGTGCGATTTGTGCGGTTCCGTCGCGCCCGTCGTCCGGTGCGAGCAGTGCGACCAGAACCTGTTCTGTGTGTCCTGCGACGATCGCTACCACCGACACCCGAAACGCCAAACACACGTCAGAAAG CCGATTGAACCGCCCGCGGCGGTTGCGCCACCGACCCCCAGCAGCACGGTCAAGCCTCCGCTGCCACCGAAGGGTGACGCCGGATCGAGcgggccgctgccgccgccgagAAGGAACAAGCGTCCCGGAAGCTTCCACTTTCCCAGTCCCATGTTTGGCCGCAAGCAGGACCAGCAG ACAATCCCTACAACAGTGCCACAAGGGCagccggagcagcagcagcaacaaaaacctccgccaccgccgccgagTCCGGCGCTTTCCTTGCGGGAAAAGATGAACTCCCTCAAACGCTTCATACATCCCTCAAACAGGCCCTTACCCGATCCTCCGGAGAATAAAATTCATT CTTCCAACTCATCACTGGACACCGTCTCGAAGCGCTCGCCGTCGATCGGGCCCAACAGATCCGTTTCGAGCACGATGGAAAAGATCCAGAACAATACGGCGGCCACGCTGGACCGCATgacgctgctgcagcagcgctACCGGCAGCACCAAGAGGCGATGAAGTCGGATGGAGATCGCAGCAGACGCGCCAGTCTGACGTCCAACACGGACCTGCAG CGCTCGGAGTTTGGCGACACGATGCCTTCGATGCCGAACGGGCCAAGGAGTCTCAGCACGTCTGTGTTCAATCTGCAccagccgccaccaccgcaGCCGAACATGTGGGGCTTCAATCCGTTGCATCAG GCTCAGTCAATGGCACACTTCAATCCGATGCAGTGGAATCAGATGAACGCCTGGATGGGACGTGGATCGCAGAACGGTTCCAACATGAGTCTCAACCTACCGCCACAGCATGGCTATCCGCCACAAGATCCTGCCGGATATCCACCAGGCTGGACCAACACTTGGAATGGAATGTATCCATACCCGATGGGCATGATGCCGATGATGCCAG GAGTAGCCATGCCACCGCCGCGATCCCGTGCCAACTCACGATCTCGTGCCGCCTCACCAGCACTGAGCGTCAAATCGCGCAAGTCCACCATGTCGATGCGCAACCTCAACCGAAACAGTTTCATCGACGATCTTACCGATGACGAAGATTCGGACGACGGGTTCCATCGCTCGCGCGGGCGTGGTGGTGATCGACGACGCCGCGAGCGTCTCAACTCCACCAGCAGTATGGACTTTGATGAGCCAGAACCTCCAGCACAGTCCTTCGTGCGTGCATCGAGCGTGAAGCATTCGCGCTTCAACCGTGATCGTCGTGGTGGAGGGTCTTCGGCCCGTTCGCTGATCGATTATCCCGTGTCGAGGAAGGTCACAGCTCCACCAGCTCGGTACGATCGCGAGGAGCTGGTGCGCGATCGTTTCGACAAGCTGTCCGTGTCGTCGGCCCGCAAAGAGCCGTCGGATTCCTTCACAAACGATTCCGATCTCGAGCAGGAAGGACGTCGAGTCACCTCCAATCGGTCTCGCTCGGGCAACGAGAGTCTCAGTTCACCGCGCAagatcaactccgactccatGACGAATGATTCCGATGCCGACTTTGAGCGCAGACGTCAGGCCAAACTGAAGGCGGCTCAGAACAATCTCGCTGCCGCGCGGCGCATCACGTCCTACTCGCACACGAACGACTCCGAGCCGGAACAGGATCGACGAAGACAGCAGAAGAGCAAGCCGGCTCCATTGCCAGCGCCCAAAAAGCCGATACCAAGCTCCGATTCGGATGGACGTGAGAAACAGCGCAGAAAGAGTGACACCAAGAAGAGTGACAGTGGAAAGGTTGTCGCAGCCGCGCCCAAGAAGATTCCCTCCGACTCGCACACACCGGATACGGATGGTTCGGACCAGAGGAGACGCTTTGCCTCGAAACAACAGAGACAACGCAAGCACTCAAGCACCGAGTTCATCGCCAACGAGTCGGACAATGAACGGCCGGAAAAGGTCGTCAATGGGCTGCTGGAGTTCCGCACCATATCGCCCACGAAGTCGGACTCGGACGAACTGCGGCATCTGAAAACGGTCGAGATTAAGAACATCATCAACGACACCCGCTCGGAGGTGGAGCCCGATAATGGAGAAGTGCCAGAACagtcaccaccaccgccagcccTCGTTGCGCCGGATCGTGAGTGGGAGTGCGAGTTTTGCACGTACGTCAACGAGCCTGGCGTGAAGATCTGTGCCATCTGCTGCAAAACCGCCACCATCAGTGCGGTGGGTGGTGGTGCCACGAAGCAGGACAGTGAGACCCGTTCACCGCCTCCGGATGTAGTGCAGGAGATCGAGGTGCCGCAAGTTACCGAGGTGAAGCTGCAAATCGTACCGCCCCAGAAGCCCGCCAACGGTAAGCCACCAGGTGAAACGAAGAAGAAAG ATGTTGACGACGAGATGGACACCGAGATGGACCAGATAATCGAGGGCGAGGTTGTGTCGAAGTCGTGTAGCGATGGTATTAGTGAAGGGCGGAATCGATCCCTTACTCCCGAGAAGAAACAATCGGTTGACATACAGCCAAGCTTCGATGCAGATCCTGTCCGCGTTGAGAAAAAGGTTGCGAAAGAGAAGGTATCCACGGGTTGTGGTCCTTCGCCGCCGAGGGAAATTGTTGGGGTTGGCCATTCAGCGGCTGCAGGAGAAAGGCCACGTCATAGGGCTTCTATCGGCACATCACCACCGCCCCAGGATATGTCCACGCAG ACATATGATTCATTCGAGCAGGTGCGTCATGAAATTGCCACACAAAGTCAACATATGCCGGCCAATGAAACGGCCCAGGAGCAGAACCTCACGCCTTCAGCACTTTACAAGCGATCCTATTCGCTCGCCACACCACAACTGCTCGAAGTTGAACGCCCTGCCAGTCGCAACAGCATCTCTAGTGATACGCAG AGcctaccaccatcaccacacgAACTGAGCCCGCAGCCCGGTCTGCAGAACTCGTCACGGTATCACGCAAATCAGGCACTGAATcaaacgaccaccaccaccactcaaTCATCCCCATCCTATCGTTAcggccagcaacagcagcaggatgAAAGCCTATCCTTCCTGGACCGTGCCATCCATCAGATCATCCAAACAGCCGCTAATCAGACactcggtgctgctgctgtcgctacTGCCTCCGGCCGCACTGCAGCTGTTCCCGAGGAGAACATGTATCGCACATTTAACGATCTACGCCGCATCGATACGATCACGCAGGCAAAGGTCGTCAGTCCGCAGCCGGCTGGCGGTGGAAATGTGCCACCCAGACAACCAATG CAATCGAAAACGATGGACGATCATCAAGATCCTGAAGATATGCCGCAAGGTACAGAGCAACTGACAGAGATGCAAAATGGATCTACATCCAAAGAGGAACCTTCCGAGATGACTCTTCTTCTGCGG GAAGCAGAACGCTATCACTTCACAGCCGAAGAGTTGCAGGCAGCGATGAATCACTGTGGCGAAAAGCATCCGGTCCAGTGGCTGCGCAGCAATTGGAACAAACTAATCGAAACCGTTCAAACGTTGGCCACCAAGTACGGGCACGAGAAGCGCGAGAACACCATCGGAACCATTTCGACGGTGGAGGCCCGAGAGGCGCTCCGAATGCACAAGGGCAACATCTGGCGTGCGATCACTGAGTGCATCGAGCAGCGACAGCGCAAGTATCGCGAGATCGCCTCGAAGGGTAACTTCACGCGCGAGGACATCGTCACAAGCCTGACGGCCCACCATGGCAATCTTGAGCTGGCGACGATTGAGCTAAGCAAAACGCAGCTCAAACCGTTCCTGATGCGCATCTGGGGTCCACCGAGCGGGGCCGACAACGACAGTGGCAacttgctgctgcagcaagcGCTGCAGGAGGATCGAACTGGAATCA GCAGTGAAATTCAACAGTTTATCAGTGCCCATGTAGAACAGGAGCTGCTTGGTACTGGGCCATCGGAAAAAGTTATGCAACCATCAGAACCCGAACTACCGAGCGCGATGGAGCAAGCTGACAGAGAAGAAATCGAGCCAGAAATACAACAACTAACTGAACATGAGAACACTAAAGCACCAACTCCATCACTGCCGGAAGAGGATCATCTTGAAGAGGTATGTGAAGCGCAATCCACCACGACCACTTCCAATACGGAAATATTAAAGGATATTGAGGCACTTATCATGCAAATGGAGCGAAAGCAAGAGTCCTCCAACGGTACGGTACTACGCAACATCCAGCAACTGCTCAGCCAACTCGTCGACGCTGAACCCAACTCTAGGTCCCCGTCGGCCACATCGATACGGTCTCAGGCAAGTGATCAGCGTATCATGAGCAAAAGTCCCATTCCCGTGCGCAATGGCAAGCAACCCGATCATCTGCCCGATCCAAACCGATCCATCGAGGACGATGTACGTGACTTTGTACAAGAGAACATACAGGACATTCTGCCGAACCTGGTTCAACAGGTACGGCAGGAACTGGACGCGGTGAAAGTGAATTTACAGACGAAACCGAAATCATTGGAGGACGACATACGCGAGACGTTGATGAGGGCCGAATACTCTGAGAACGACTACAGCAACATTCATTACTTTCCATTCGATAAGACGCCCGAACCGCCTGTACATTTCCCCGAGCGTCAGCAAACGAGTAAGGTGTCGGTACAGCCATCGGTAGCCAACGACACAGACGAGTATGCTAATATTCAAAAGTTTCTGGAGCGAGCCATACGAAACGAGAAAACCACTACCGTGTTTGATCAGATGAAGCGTAGCAACTATCTTATCGATAGCAGCTCCGACGAAGCACGACAAACGGCGGAGTCTACGGATTATTACGATCTGGTATCGATCAACGAGAAATTGATGCATCTGTTCACTAAGACTCCTTCGAAGGAGTCCCAACCAGTGCAACAACATGAGGAAGCATCAAAGACTTCTCATCCAGAGGGAAGTTCATCAACTACGAAAGTTCAGAGCCACGATCAAACAGCTACTGAAGAAGCTACACGAACTCCGCAAGGTCCAGAAGAGCCAATACCACAAGAAAGTCcgcaaatggaaaagaaaggcGTTAAGAAACGTCGTGGATCACGTATTCCAGTCAACAAGAACAATTATCTCTACAGGCGTCCAGTGAAAAGCTCTTCGGAAAGTGACTTTGAAGTATTGGCCACAAATGCAAAACAGAATCAATCGTCGATAGCGGCTATAGATCATGTGGAAGAAATGCGACATGTGGTTGAGAATATCGAGCGTATCGAGCAGACGATGGACGTGGAAGACGCTCCTGAAGACGAAGACGATCAAGAAGATTTTGAGTTAATTGATGAGCCAATCTACATAAACCTTCCTCCGAAAAAAGAATCAGAAGCTGAAAATGTGGAACAGTTGAAAGAGGTTGAAGATACAACTACAATGCCACAACAAGCTTCTCCAGTTGCAGAGTCTACCACGTTCGTTGAACCTATTAAGGATCATCATACTGAGTCCGTCATGCAGGATCTTACGCAAGATATCTCAACACCTCAAGTACTTCCACAACAGTCAGTTGAGGCTACGGATGCTGTCAATCAGCCGATTCTGGAAGAACAAAAGCTACAAGACTCTACACCAGCCATATCAAACACGATTCAAGAGCCTCCTATACAACCAGTGGAATctaatactgctgctgcttctatCGCTCATGTTGTTGAAGAACCAAAACCAATTCAGCCACAAGATTCTGCCTCACAAGCCTCAAATGAAAATCAGCAGCAGCCTATTCCAGCGCCATCTGCAGAGGAAAACATACAAACTCATGAGCTCCCAATCACCGCTTCAAATGAAACTAATGGCCATGTACAAGAAGAGCCTCAACCAACTGTTATTGCTGAAACACCAGTTGTGGCAAGTGAGACCATAGCTAGTTCCTCTGCTCCGAATGAGTCAATAGCTGTCAAATCTGAACCACCCACAAACGATTCATTGCCGGATAATTCAAACAACATCTCGGAAGCAGATCAGCAAGACGATGTTATAAGCCATAGCTCCAAACTGGCAAACAATCTATCCGAACTTGTGCTGGATACGAAACGGCTCATACAACAAATGAAGGATGAGATCAACTCGGACATTGCAACGTTCAATGAGGACGATGCTGCTTACGAGGAAGATTACTACGAAGATGAATACGAAGACGAATGGGAAGgtgaagaggaggaagaagagtGGGATTCTAACGAGGAGTACGATGTGGACGAGAATGGCGATTTTTATGAgtatgaagatgatgatgatgatggatcgGTCATGTTTTCCGAAACCATCATTGATTCCGCCAAATCGAGAGATGCTGAGCAACCGCCCAATGAAATGATACCAGTCCAAGAACCTCCACAAATGATCATGCCCATGATCAACATGGCGATCGTAAGAGAAAACGAACGGAACAGTGCGTCCGAGGTGAGCGATCTCCCACTGGACAGTGATTTCAATGATGCTATGAGTGTGATTGAACAGTCGGTAGGCGAGCTACGAAACATGTTGCACTTGACTGAGGAAGCTTTAGGACCGCTGGATCTGGCCAACCCACTGCATCATGCTTCCAGTGTGGAGACGCTACAGAATAGTCCGGAACAGAGTGAAATTAGTGAGATTACACTCGTTCCCGAGTACCATAACACGACGGCAGAAGAATCGAGTGAACCTACGCTCGTGGCAGACGAGAATGTTCCGCTGACGATGAAGGATGTGCAAACATTAATGAACGCCAAAGCAGTCATTGgtggttttataaaaaatgtgcaaaaaatagAGCAAACGGTTGAAGAACAGTTGCAAGATAATGCACTACCGATCGAGGAATCTCCGATAGTGATTTACGATTCTGTGAAGACATCCTCAACAGAAACTACGGATAACAAGCCACCATCTGTGATCGAAAGGAATGTTCCGAATGGAACGGCAGCAATTTTGGAAGAGCCAGTAAACACAATCGACGAGACAGTTGTGAATAGCAGCACCGGAGTAATGCATTCTAATATCAACTCTGCGGTTCAAGCAGAGAACTTGGAAGGTGTTGTCCACATGTCAGATGGCACAGAGGCCAGCCAACCAGCTGCCTCATCACCTCATCAACCGCTGTTATCTGAAGATAATAGCAGCGTTGTTTCTTCCGTTCCATTGTCAAAAGCATCTGTACAAGAACCTATTCTCACCGACGCCCCAACGACACACGGTCAGTTAAGCAACGGTGTAAATGGAAATATGGCTACAACCAATGAAGCGGGACATGTTACAGAGGAAATCACACAAGAAGGTGGCTTGGGTATTCTGGCTTCCTCCACAAGCCATGCAGACTCACAGCCAGTCCAAGCAACGCCCAACTCCCAGAATATTTCAGTGAACAATAGTGCAATACCTGAGTACGTTAATGCGGATGCTTTACAATCGATTCACGGAAATGGTTCCGGTGCACCTATCCCTGAATATGCTACAGTATTTAAGGCAAGTTCGAAGCTTCAAGAAATCGAGACTACTAATGACTTGACCCAACAGCCACCAGCTTCTATTGGAACAACTCTGAACACAAGCAGTGAACATCCTGCTACAAGCCAAGAAGAAGCAGGTCTTGTAAATGGGACAGAATTGAGGGTAACCATTACCGAAGATGCTTCAGTACCAGCAACTTCAGAATCGTACACCGTGGAGCAGCCGCGTGAAGCTACCGTTAACTCACAAGAACTTCAAGTTTCTGTTGAGTCTGCAATAGATGATCACCTCGATCATCTAGCTAGTGAAAGCTTGAAAATGACGAATGACATCACTCAAACTACTCTGCAAAGTATTCAACCAGAATCTACACAAAACCAACTAGGTCCTGGTGATCTTGCAAACACATCGAACAATCCCATCCCCATGACGGACGGTGACGTTCAATCACTACCACATCAATCCACCACCACTAACGTCACCACTGAACAACAACCACCAGAACCAAACGCAAATAATTTACCTAATGGAAATGCTTCGGACGGTCACAGGACACAATCGCGTGCCTCCTCTGAGGAGCCTTCATCTAGCTTCGTTGAGATACAACCATCGCAGGTCATCATTCACACACCTCAAACGGAAACGCAACCGCAAGTCGTTCCGCCCGAAGCTCCACCGCGTACCACAAACATCTACCAGAATGTGGACCTTCATCCTTCTGCTTCATCCATCTCCCCCACTGCAACTACCAttaccaccacctccaccaccactaccaccactactacccCCATGAAGAGCCCACCCACTCGATCAAAATCGAAAGCTTCCAAACTAACCGTTAAAGTTACAAACGCTGCTTCTTCGCAGTCGGAGGATGGTGCCTCACCGACAACACCACCAACTCCCACTGGCCAGAAGGCTAACGCCAAAGCAACCGCTTCCAAAACTAAAACCGAAAGTAAAAAGAAATCCACCAGCACCACATCGTCCCCCACGGCCGATACCAACGGTCGGCGACCATCGGTCACGCGCAAAAAATCGATCGGCGGTGTGTTTGGCCCGGTACAAACCAACACGGTCAAGAACATGCAGAAAGAGTTCCTAAACAAGGCGAAGGAATCGCCCAAACCGAGCACATCCAAGGTTGCTCCCAAGCCGGCCAAGCTCGTTCAGCCCAAGGCGTTTACCGCTCGCTCATCGACTACACCGACTGCCTCAACCAGCAAGGCATCCACCCCGGCGTCGGAGGACGCGAGCACATCGGCCAGATCCACGCCCGGTCTCAACGATGCGAACGAACCACAGCCGGGCAGCTCGCGCGACACGACCTACATGTGCGAGAAGTTGATGAAGAAAAAGTACCGCGAAACGTGCTTCAGCGATGAGTACCAAACGACGGACGATGAGGACGAAAGCCACATGACGGTCACGGAAAGCGAGCGCACCATTATCAAGAGCCTCGTGAAACCGTACGAACCGAACAATGAGCCACCAGAA GTGCAAGCAAAACAGTTGATGGAAGATGGTCTTGTGCAAACGCTCGCACAAGCAGAGCTTGCGGTGCAGTTGATCGAGTTGCGGTACGCCAAAGACAACGCCATCTGGGCCGCAACGCAGTGTCACACGATCGACGATGCGAAAGATCTGCTGCAAAAGGAGTGCGAGCTTTGTCTGGGTGTATTCCCAATGAACGAAATCATCTCGATGCTCAAATGTACTCACACCTGCTGCTTTGAGTGCGCCAAGGAGTACTTCACACAGGAGATTACCAACCGTTCCATCACGAACTGTAACTGCCCGTACTGTAAGGAGCCTGATCTAAATGGACCAGAAGTTACGGAAGACGACGTGCTGGAGTATTTCTCCAATCTGGACATTCTTCTGAAGAACATCGTCGACGAGGAGGTGCACGATCTGTTCCAGCGTAAGATCCGCGATCGAACACTAACCAAAGATCCAAACTTCAAGTGGTGCGTCCATTGCTCGAGTGGATTCTTTGCCCGGCCGAAGCAGCGACGACTTGTCTGCCCGGATTGTGGTTCAATCACTTGTGCCTCATGTCGTAAGGCG TGGGAAGCTCAACATGAGGGACTAACATGCGAGAAATTTGCCGAGTGGAAGGAAGCCAACGATCCCGAACTGCAGGCCGAAGGTGTCCAGCGTCATCTGCAAACGCACGGTATCAGCTGCCCGAACTGCAAGTTCCGGTACTCCCTCGCACGTGGCGGTTGTATGCACTTTACCTGTACGCAGTGCAAGTTTGAGTTCTGTTACGGCTGTAACAAGCCGTTTATGATGGGTGCGAAATGTAGCGTATCTCCGTACTGCGCCAAGCTGGGATTGCATGCACATCATCCGCGAAACTGTCTGTTCTATCTGCGCGACAAGGAACCAAGAGATCTACAAAACTTGCTTCTG ATGAACAACGTATCGTTTGATACGGAACCGTCGGAGCAGATGAAACAGGAGTTGGCGAATGGAGAGAGCACCAGCATGAAGTGTCCCATTCCATTGCAAAAGGAAACACCAGCTGGTCTGATGGATATGATCTGCAGCGCAGATGTCCCCGAAAAACATGCCGGATTGTGCAG AACCCATTACGTTGAATATTTGGTCGGTACGGTATCGAAAGCGCAGATCGATCCGCTACCGATACTGGATCTAACCGATTGTGTCCAAGAGTTGCGCCGCCGCGGCATTCCGCTCCCGGAACGGGGTCCTTGGGACACCGATGAAATTTATCGGGAAATGTGCCAGAAG CTCGTTAAGGACAAAATTCCTTTGGATAACTGA